One Candidatus Niyogibacteria bacterium CG10_big_fil_rev_8_21_14_0_10_46_36 DNA window includes the following coding sequences:
- the recJ gene encoding single-stranded-DNA-specific exonuclease RecJ, with amino-acid sequence MKKQWQIKNPYPEPYAEQMRGDELTLQLLFNRGIHTQEEADAFFSPAYERDTHDPFLLPDMEKAVKRFLDAMKKNERILIFSDYDADGVCGSIVFSDFFRFVGYENFFLYNPDRYKEGYGLTVHVMEAVLEQKPSLVVTVDTGIGDIEGVRTLQEKGIDVIVTDHHLPGDELPRAFAVIDHKRKDSAYPFPELCGTGTAFKFVQALFQRGDWPVKEGYEKWMLDVVAIATVADMVPLRDENRMLVHWGLEVLKKNRRPGLRILLEQQPYISLPRMQASDIAFTLGPLINSAGRIDHANTAVELLRADNEEEARWLASRLQDANAERKRMTQDVVSLIQAKYADRDMPAVIVLGEEGWFPGVLGIAASRLVEEYARPVFLFGKGEGETFKGSCRSDGSANLVELMKRAGEDLFTAYGGHAMAAGFTIAGGREKDMERALNDAYASIDKKENLFGELHIEKELSIDEVAWDIYATLSRFEPFGEGNPNPVFLFSGVLIENVRTFGNVQSHLELRCKQSSGNAVKAVFFGGGSGAEMIKRGATIDLAASIEYSSFRNTGEIRLRIVDYRAR; translated from the coding sequence ATGAAAAAACAGTGGCAGATAAAAAATCCGTACCCAGAGCCGTATGCAGAACAGATGCGCGGAGATGAGTTAACGCTTCAGCTTCTTTTTAACCGCGGCATACACACACAGGAAGAAGCAGATGCATTTTTCTCGCCTGCGTATGAGCGTGATACGCATGACCCGTTTTTGCTTCCCGATATGGAAAAAGCAGTAAAACGATTTTTGGACGCCATGAAAAAAAACGAACGCATCCTTATTTTTAGCGACTACGATGCCGATGGTGTATGCGGTTCTATTGTATTCTCTGATTTTTTCCGTTTTGTGGGGTATGAGAATTTCTTTTTATATAACCCCGACCGATACAAGGAAGGATACGGGCTTACCGTACATGTAATGGAAGCGGTATTAGAACAAAAACCGTCGCTTGTAGTAACGGTGGATACGGGCATCGGTGATATCGAGGGTGTGCGCACGCTCCAAGAAAAAGGAATTGATGTTATTGTGACCGATCATCATTTGCCGGGAGATGAATTGCCGCGGGCGTTTGCTGTCATTGATCATAAGCGGAAAGACAGCGCCTATCCGTTTCCGGAACTCTGTGGAACAGGCACGGCGTTTAAATTTGTACAAGCGCTTTTCCAAAGGGGCGATTGGCCGGTGAAAGAAGGATACGAAAAATGGATGCTTGATGTTGTTGCTATTGCAACGGTTGCCGATATGGTTCCGCTCCGTGACGAAAATAGAATGCTCGTACATTGGGGGCTCGAAGTTCTAAAAAAGAACAGGCGCCCCGGGCTTCGTATATTGTTAGAACAGCAGCCGTATATTTCCCTCCCGCGTATGCAAGCAAGCGACATTGCGTTTACATTGGGGCCGCTCATCAATTCAGCGGGGCGTATAGACCATGCAAACACCGCTGTTGAGCTATTGCGCGCAGATAATGAAGAGGAAGCACGCTGGCTTGCGTCCCGCTTGCAGGACGCGAATGCGGAGCGCAAGCGGATGACGCAAGATGTCGTTTCTCTAATACAGGCAAAGTATGCTGATAGAGATATGCCTGCGGTTATTGTACTTGGAGAGGAGGGTTGGTTCCCGGGTGTGCTCGGTATTGCCGCAAGCAGGCTGGTTGAAGAGTATGCGCGCCCGGTATTTTTATTTGGAAAGGGAGAAGGTGAAACATTTAAGGGTTCGTGCAGAAGCGATGGGTCGGCAAATCTTGTGGAGCTTATGAAGAGGGCGGGTGAGGATTTGTTTACGGCATACGGCGGGCATGCAATGGCCGCTGGATTCACGATTGCTGGGGGCCGTGAAAAAGATATGGAGCGGGCGCTTAATGATGCGTATGCAAGCATAGACAAAAAAGAGAATCTTTTCGGAGAGCTTCATATAGAAAAAGAACTTTCTATAGATGAGGTTGCATGGGATATATATGCGACTCTTTCGCGATTCGAGCCATTTGGTGAAGGAAACCCAAATCCCGTATTTTTGTTTTCGGGCGTTCTCATAGAAAACGTCCGTACATTTGGAAATGTGCAAAGCCATCTGGAACTGCGATGTAAGCAATCGAGCGGGAATGCGGTCAAAGCAGTATTTTTTGGCGGGGGGAGTGGCGCCGAGATGATAAAGAGGGGGGCGACGATTGACCTTGCGGCATCAATTGAATATTCCTCATTTCGCAATACCGGAGAGATACGTTTGCGTATCGTTGATTATCGTGCGAGATAA
- a CDS encoding 50S ribosomal protein L19 — protein sequence MNTIHKIKFSPVKIEDRKKLDIRSGDTVRVWQRVKEGNKTRLQAFEGLVLARKHGAEPGGTFTVRKVVDGIGVERIFPLYSPTIEKIELVRRSKVRRAKLYYIREKATRAARRKMKQMRIVNEVVMETKEDEPEKPQDGEENADTSALTEAKKEESSPGSTEEKKEA from the coding sequence ATGAATACCATTCATAAGATAAAATTTTCACCCGTAAAGATAGAAGACCGTAAAAAGCTTGATATTCGTTCGGGCGATACGGTTCGCGTATGGCAACGGGTCAAGGAAGGGAACAAGACGCGCCTTCAAGCGTTTGAGGGTCTTGTTTTGGCGCGGAAGCACGGAGCTGAACCGGGTGGGACATTTACGGTGCGCAAGGTGGTAGACGGTATTGGCGTTGAACGAATTTTTCCATTATATTCACCAACTATTGAGAAAATTGAATTGGTGCGGCGCTCGAAAGTCCGCCGCGCAAAACTCTATTATATCCGCGAAAAAGCAACGCGCGCGGCACGGCGCAAAATGAAGCAGATGAGAATCGTGAATGAGGTTGTGATGGAAACAAAGGAGGATGAACCTGAAAAACCGCAAGACGGGGAAGAAAATGCAGATACTTCAGCGCTGACTGAAGCAAAGAAAGAAGAAAGCTCTCCGGGAAGCACAGAAGAAAAAAAAGAAGCGTAA
- a CDS encoding RluA family pseudouridine synthase, with product MQIIYEDSDIIAVNKPAGVSVHPDRHHPSDTLIQMIAGQFPEIEGVGEDPLRPGVVHRLDKDTSGVLVVARNQEAFDYLKKQFHMRTVVKEYAALVVGKVKEKKGTIDMPIGRSKNDPTRRAAEGLMRGMVREARTDYEVIEYFGGGYTLVRLFPKTGRTHQIRVHMKAIGYPIVCDKLYAGKRFVCPFGLNRHFLHASTLEIALPQSGKIRLEADIPVDLERVLEGLRNA from the coding sequence ATGCAAATCATTTACGAAGACAGTGACATTATTGCGGTAAATAAGCCCGCAGGTGTCTCGGTGCACCCCGACAGACACCACCCGTCTGACACCCTTATCCAAATGATAGCGGGGCAATTTCCCGAGATAGAAGGTGTAGGAGAGGATCCATTACGCCCTGGTGTAGTGCATCGGCTTGATAAAGACACGTCGGGCGTTCTTGTGGTCGCGCGGAACCAAGAAGCATTTGACTATCTCAAAAAACAATTCCATATGCGTACTGTTGTAAAGGAGTACGCGGCGTTAGTGGTCGGGAAAGTAAAAGAAAAAAAAGGCACCATTGACATGCCGATAGGCCGTTCAAAAAATGATCCGACAAGACGCGCTGCGGAAGGCCTTATGCGTGGTATGGTCCGCGAAGCGCGTACTGATTATGAGGTAATTGAATATTTCGGGGGCGGCTATACGCTGGTCCGTTTATTTCCAAAAACAGGCCGCACCCATCAGATACGAGTACACATGAAAGCTATTGGGTACCCTATTGTGTGCGATAAACTTTATGCGGGGAAGCGGTTTGTGTGCCCGTTTGGCCTCAATCGGCATTTTTTGCATGCATCTACTCTTGAGATTGCTCTCCCCCAGAGCGGAAAAATACGCCTTGAGGCTGACATCCCCGTTGATCTTGAGCGGGTTCTTGAGGGATTGCGTAATGCTTAA
- a CDS encoding MBL fold metallo-hydrolase: protein MTLEQKAPLCAGLFLYYGRKIMLHVRAHSCAYIFFGLLFVAIFLWGALFAFGGEGSREVVMYFLDIGQGDAIFIETPDHVQMLIDGGPNKKILSELGSIMPFTDRTIDVVLLSHPHEDHVGGLIDVLDRYDVRTVVAAETPYDSGAFREWDEKVDAEGAEHVRALRGMRIWLASDVWFDVLAPASFIQEEPANIHDAMIVGKLVYGNTCVIFTGDMERDIERSLLGDDIGCEVLKVGHHGSKTSTSDAFLKAVSPSVAVISAGRNNRYGHPHDVILNKLEKAGIRILRTDIDSTVILRSNGENVF, encoded by the coding sequence ATGACGCTGGAACAAAAAGCTCCGCTTTGCGCGGGGCTTTTTTTATATTATGGTAGGAAAATTATGTTGCATGTTCGCGCACATTCATGTGCGTACATTTTTTTTGGATTGCTCTTCGTCGCCATATTTTTATGGGGTGCTCTTTTCGCATTCGGTGGAGAGGGTTCCCGCGAAGTAGTAATGTATTTTTTAGACATCGGGCAGGGAGACGCGATATTTATTGAAACGCCAGACCATGTGCAAATGCTTATTGACGGCGGCCCGAATAAAAAAATTCTTTCAGAGCTTGGGAGCATTATGCCGTTTACCGACAGAACTATTGATGTGGTTCTTTTGTCCCATCCGCATGAGGACCATGTGGGGGGACTTATTGATGTGCTTGACCGGTATGATGTTCGGACGGTAGTTGCGGCAGAGACGCCATATGATTCGGGGGCATTCCGGGAATGGGATGAAAAGGTAGACGCGGAAGGAGCAGAGCACGTACGCGCGCTTCGCGGCATGCGGATTTGGCTTGCATCTGATGTCTGGTTTGATGTTCTTGCTCCCGCATCTTTCATACAAGAAGAGCCTGCGAACATACACGACGCTATGATTGTGGGGAAGCTTGTGTATGGAAATACCTGCGTTATATTCACGGGTGACATGGAACGGGATATAGAACGCTCTCTTTTGGGGGACGATATAGGATGCGAAGTGTTGAAGGTGGGGCATCATGGCTCCAAGACATCTACGAGCGACGCATTTTTAAAAGCTGTATCTCCAAGTGTCGCAGTTATTTCTGCGGGTAGGAATAACCGCTATGGCCACCCGCATGATGTTATCCTCAATAAGTTGGAAAAAGCAGGCATCCGCATACTCCGCACCGACATTGACAGTACAGTAATTCTGCGCTCAAATGGAGAAAATGTCTTTTAA
- the guaB gene encoding IMP dehydrogenase has translation MKESGRTFDDILLAPRRSEILPSEVSLETRCSRNVAMSIPLISSPMDTVTEYKMAIALALHGGIGVIHRAMDIERQAHEVYRVKRYQSGKIAKPYTLAPHKTIGDAKKLVEERGISGIPIVKSDDTLVGLLTRRDLLYAPDDDFLVQKAMRPLEKLVVASECISAEKAYKILLKEHIEKLPLVDEAGHLRGLITLKDINLMREFSSATRDKEGRLRVAAAIGATGDFYERAIELLNHDVDMIVLDSSHGHSSNVMNALKKLKSVSGMVDIVVGNIATREAADDLIDLGADGLRVGIGGGSICTTRMVTGIGVAQISAIENVVSAAKERSVPIIADGGIRFSGDITKALAAGADAVMIGRLFAELDESPGEIVEVKGVKYKRYRGMGSEAVLKSGGSDRYGAKAVPEGVEALIPYHGTFREEIHYLLGGLRQGMGYLGCASIQDMHETEIEAQIMSFATMQESGPHDILLEKDPPNYKKL, from the coding sequence ATTAAAGAATCAGGAAGAACATTTGACGATATATTACTTGCGCCGCGGCGTTCCGAAATACTTCCCTCGGAAGTTTCTTTGGAAACGCGTTGCAGTAGAAATGTTGCCATGAGCATACCACTTATTTCTTCGCCTATGGATACGGTGACGGAGTATAAGATGGCGATAGCTCTTGCTTTGCATGGGGGTATCGGCGTTATTCATCGGGCTATGGATATAGAGCGCCAAGCGCATGAAGTATACCGCGTTAAGCGTTACCAGAGCGGGAAGATAGCAAAGCCATACACACTTGCTCCGCATAAGACCATAGGAGATGCAAAAAAGCTTGTGGAAGAAAGAGGCATTTCAGGTATTCCCATTGTTAAGTCTGATGACACACTTGTAGGGCTGCTTACCCGCAGAGATCTGCTGTATGCTCCTGATGATGATTTTCTTGTACAAAAGGCAATGAGACCGTTAGAAAAATTAGTAGTTGCTTCAGAGTGCATTTCGGCGGAAAAAGCGTACAAGATACTTTTGAAAGAGCATATCGAAAAACTTCCGTTGGTGGACGAAGCGGGGCATTTGCGCGGGCTCATAACCCTGAAGGACATCAATCTTATGCGGGAGTTCTCGTCAGCTACGCGCGACAAAGAAGGACGCTTGCGCGTTGCCGCTGCAATCGGTGCCACGGGAGATTTTTATGAACGTGCGATAGAATTGCTGAACCACGATGTTGATATGATTGTTCTTGACAGCTCGCATGGCCATTCAAGCAATGTAATGAATGCGCTTAAAAAACTGAAATCAGTAAGCGGGATGGTTGATATCGTTGTGGGGAATATTGCGACAAGAGAAGCGGCCGACGACTTGATAGATCTTGGCGCCGATGGACTTCGTGTAGGCATTGGAGGCGGTTCTATCTGTACTACCCGTATGGTTACTGGAATTGGTGTTGCGCAGATCAGCGCGATAGAAAATGTTGTATCTGCCGCAAAAGAGCGATCTGTTCCCATCATCGCGGACGGAGGTATTCGTTTTTCCGGAGATATCACCAAAGCCTTAGCTGCGGGTGCGGACGCTGTGATGATAGGAAGACTTTTTGCCGAACTTGATGAGAGCCCCGGGGAGATAGTGGAAGTCAAAGGGGTGAAGTACAAAAGATATCGCGGAATGGGCTCAGAGGCAGTACTAAAAAGCGGAGGAAGCGACCGATATGGCGCAAAAGCCGTCCCGGAGGGCGTAGAGGCGCTGATACCGTATCATGGAACCTTCAGGGAAGAGATACATTATCTTCTCGGAGGCCTTCGCCAGGGGATGGGGTATCTTGGGTGCGCCTCTATACAGGATATGCATGAAACAGAAATAGAAGCGCAAATCATGAGCTTTGCCACGATGCAAGAAAGCGGGCCTCACGACATTCTACTGGAAAAAGACCCTCCAAACTATAAAAAACTCTAA
- a CDS encoding sodium:proton exchanger, with product MVYILFCIGLFLLVKGADWLVDGASALGKRSGIPPLVIGLTIVAFGTSMPELIVNIFAALGGNTEVAFGNIIGSNISNTLLILGIAAVIAPITIKYSTVWREIPLSFMAVLALFVLANDFLIDGIYPPQLTRGDGLILLLFFAIFLYYIFETVRSGRTRFSEKDIDIKQRSYGGMLLFMAGGVVGLYVGGNWTVDGAVFIAQQFGLSQFLISATIIALGTSLPELVTSVAAARKQEMDLAVGNIVGSNIFNIFWILGFTSLFAPITVPSFINADLVFLVAATLIFFSFMFVGKKHALTRKNGALFLVLYVLYIGFLIFRG from the coding sequence ATGGTATATATTCTTTTTTGCATAGGATTATTTCTTCTTGTAAAGGGGGCGGATTGGCTTGTCGATGGCGCATCTGCGCTTGGGAAAAGGAGCGGTATCCCGCCGTTGGTGATTGGCTTAACTATCGTGGCATTCGGCACTTCTATGCCGGAGCTCATTGTGAATATCTTTGCCGCACTTGGAGGGAATACAGAAGTTGCATTTGGTAACATTATCGGGAGCAATATATCAAACACGCTTTTAATACTAGGAATTGCCGCGGTTATTGCTCCTATTACGATAAAGTATTCTACCGTGTGGCGTGAAATCCCACTTTCCTTTATGGCGGTATTGGCGCTGTTTGTCCTTGCAAATGATTTTTTAATTGATGGCATATATCCCCCGCAACTTACCCGGGGAGACGGGCTTATACTCCTCCTCTTTTTTGCGATATTTTTATACTACATTTTTGAAACGGTGCGGAGCGGACGCACGCGTTTCAGTGAAAAAGATATTGATATCAAACAGCGTAGCTACGGGGGAATGCTCTTGTTTATGGCCGGAGGGGTTGTTGGTTTGTATGTTGGAGGCAATTGGACGGTCGATGGCGCGGTGTTTATCGCGCAGCAGTTTGGATTGAGCCAATTTTTAATCTCCGCAACTATTATTGCGCTCGGAACCTCGTTGCCGGAACTGGTTACCTCGGTGGCTGCAGCTCGCAAGCAAGAAATGGATCTTGCCGTAGGCAATATTGTCGGCTCGAATATTTTCAACATTTTTTGGATATTAGGATTTACTTCGCTGTTCGCGCCTATTACGGTGCCCTCATTCATTAACGCGGATCTCGTATTCTTAGTTGCGGCAACGCTTATCTTTTTCTCATTTATGTTCGTGGGCAAAAAACACGCGCTCACGAGAAAGAACGGCGCGCTTTTTTTGGTGTTGTATGTGTTGTATATCGGATTTCTAATATTTCGGGGATAG
- a CDS encoding valine--tRNA ligase has protein sequence MPKALTPQYNPHEIESHIYDIWTSSGFFNPDKLPKRHKKPFTIVIPPPNITGSLHMGHALNATIQDIIIRKKRMEGYKTLWLPGTDHAGIATQNVVEKQLKKEGLSRYKLGKEKFIERIWEWKEQYGNTILEQLKKLGASLDWTRTRFTMDEQYQEAVRKAFLHYHKKNMLYKAEKVINWCTRCGTSLSDLEIEYKEEHAKLYYIQYPIKDSDNHVTVATTRPETMLGDTAVAVHPKDSRYKNIAGKMLILPIHHREIPVVTDEKVEKEFGTGAVKVTPAHDLLDAEIGERHNLPVMKVIGPDGKMTKDAGPVCEGLKVSDCRNAVLEALKKENALEKEEDYTHNIALCYRCATPIEPMPSMQWFLKMEDLAKKALTEVKKGRVAFHPQRWEKVYTDWLENIRDWTISRQIWWGHAIPLEGEEDVLDTWFSSALWPFATLGWPEKTDDLKTYYPTQVLSTARDIINLWVTRMIFSGMEFMDGKPFSDVIIHATILTKDGKRMSKSLGTGIDPISLIEQYGSDATRFGLIWQAMGNQDIHWSEEHVRAGKKFLNKIWNSARFALMRLPEEIEVPTSPPDAKTEEAKTILSALKTLKKNVHKQTDMYEFGHALHELYEFYWHAFCDVYLEHIKQSHEEEHAHVLVYTLAESLKLLHPFIPHITEHIWELLPHKERKLLIIEEWPA, from the coding sequence ATGCCGAAAGCACTTACGCCTCAATACAATCCTCACGAGATAGAATCCCATATCTATGATATCTGGACAAGCTCTGGCTTTTTTAATCCGGACAAACTCCCAAAGCGACACAAAAAACCGTTCACTATCGTCATTCCGCCCCCCAATATCACAGGCTCCCTGCATATGGGACATGCGCTCAATGCAACTATCCAGGACATCATCATACGCAAAAAACGGATGGAAGGATATAAGACCCTCTGGCTGCCAGGCACCGACCATGCTGGCATCGCAACACAAAATGTCGTTGAAAAGCAGCTTAAAAAAGAAGGGCTGTCGCGCTACAAACTTGGTAAAGAAAAATTCATAGAGCGCATCTGGGAATGGAAAGAGCAATACGGAAACACAATTCTTGAACAACTAAAAAAACTTGGCGCATCTTTGGATTGGACACGCACCCGATTCACAATGGACGAACAATACCAGGAAGCGGTAAGAAAAGCGTTCTTGCATTATCACAAAAAAAATATGCTCTACAAGGCGGAGAAAGTCATCAACTGGTGCACAAGATGCGGGACATCGCTCTCCGACCTAGAAATTGAATACAAGGAAGAGCATGCAAAACTTTACTATATCCAATATCCAATAAAGGATTCTGATAATCACGTTACCGTTGCAACAACCCGCCCCGAAACAATGCTCGGCGATACCGCGGTTGCCGTACATCCGAAAGATAGCCGGTATAAAAACATTGCGGGGAAAATGCTTATTCTTCCAATCCATCACCGTGAAATTCCTGTGGTTACGGACGAAAAAGTAGAAAAAGAATTCGGGACCGGAGCGGTAAAAGTAACCCCCGCGCATGATTTGTTGGATGCCGAAATTGGCGAACGACACAACCTCCCAGTTATGAAAGTCATCGGCCCCGACGGAAAGATGACAAAAGACGCAGGACCCGTCTGTGAGGGATTAAAAGTGAGCGATTGCCGAAACGCCGTTCTAGAAGCACTAAAAAAAGAGAACGCGCTTGAAAAAGAAGAAGACTATACCCACAATATTGCGCTCTGTTACCGATGCGCCACTCCCATAGAACCAATGCCGAGCATGCAGTGGTTTTTGAAAATGGAAGATCTTGCAAAAAAAGCGCTTACGGAGGTTAAAAAGGGGCGCGTGGCATTCCATCCTCAACGCTGGGAAAAAGTATATACCGACTGGCTAGAAAACATCCGCGACTGGACCATATCGCGCCAGATCTGGTGGGGACACGCCATTCCCCTTGAAGGAGAAGAGGATGTATTAGACACATGGTTTTCTTCCGCATTATGGCCATTTGCGACACTCGGCTGGCCCGAAAAAACTGACGACCTAAAAACATATTACCCCACACAAGTACTATCAACCGCACGCGATATCATCAATCTTTGGGTAACGCGAATGATATTTTCCGGAATGGAATTCATGGATGGAAAACCGTTTAGCGATGTTATCATCCACGCAACGATACTCACTAAAGACGGAAAGCGCATGTCAAAATCGCTTGGCACCGGCATCGATCCAATAAGTCTCATAGAACAGTACGGTTCGGATGCAACCCGTTTCGGCCTTATCTGGCAAGCGATGGGCAACCAAGACATTCATTGGTCGGAAGAACATGTGCGCGCGGGGAAAAAATTCTTAAACAAGATATGGAATTCCGCCCGCTTCGCTCTTATGCGCCTCCCTGAAGAAATAGAAGTTCCGACCTCGCCGCCGGACGCAAAAACAGAAGAAGCAAAAACGATTCTTTCCGCGCTCAAAACACTCAAAAAAAATGTACACAAACAAACAGACATGTACGAATTCGGGCACGCACTTCATGAGCTGTACGAATTTTACTGGCACGCATTTTGTGATGTATATCTGGAACATATAAAGCAATCGCACGAAGAAGAACATGCGCATGTGCTCGTATATACGCTTGCTGAATCCCTGAAGCTCCTACACCCCTTCATCCCCCATATCACTGAGCACATTTGGGAGCTGCTTCCCCACAAAGAAAGAAAATTGCTTATAATAGAAGAGTGGCCCGCATAG
- a CDS encoding superoxide dismutase, producing MHTLPKLSYAYDALEPYIDARTMEIHHTKHHQGYVDKLNAALEGYPELQGKSIEDLLRDVEYIPEDIRQAVINNGGGHANHSLFWASMSPEGGGEPQGSIAAAIQETFGGFSGFKEGFAKAATGRFGSGWAWLVKYNGALAVISTANQDSPLMDGQVPLLGLDVWEHAYYLTYQNKRPDYIAAWWNTVNWQEAEKRFHA from the coding sequence ATGCACACGCTTCCAAAACTTTCATATGCATACGATGCGCTCGAACCTTATATTGACGCGCGTACTATGGAGATCCACCATACAAAACACCATCAGGGATATGTTGATAAGCTGAATGCGGCGCTTGAGGGATATCCCGAATTGCAGGGAAAAAGCATTGAAGATTTATTGCGGGATGTCGAGTATATCCCCGAAGATATACGCCAAGCCGTTATTAATAACGGTGGGGGGCATGCGAATCATTCTTTGTTTTGGGCGAGCATGAGCCCGGAGGGGGGAGGTGAGCCGCAGGGCAGTATTGCGGCCGCAATACAAGAAACATTTGGAGGATTTTCTGGGTTTAAAGAGGGATTTGCAAAAGCGGCAACAGGCCGGTTCGGGTCGGGTTGGGCATGGCTTGTAAAATACAATGGCGCATTGGCTGTGATTAGTACCGCAAACCAGGACAGTCCTCTTATGGATGGGCAGGTTCCGCTTTTGGGGCTTGATGTTTGGGAGCACGCGTATTATCTTACATATCAGAACAAGCGGCCGGACTATATTGCTGCTTGGTGGAACACGGTGAACTGGCAGGAGGCAGAAAAGAGATTTCATGCATAA
- a CDS encoding tRNA (adenosine(37)-N6)-threonylcarbamoyltransferase complex transferase subunit TsaD, whose protein sequence is MRILAIETSCDETSVAVIYATGSSTEPDISIRAHNTSSQIKIHQKFGGVVPNLASREHQKNLVPILIQSLKEARMHARSKRAIATHKTVEQILVREQELLSQTKKYVFPLRKPDIDAIAVTVGPGLEPALWVGINFAHALSTLWNLPIIPVNHMEGHIFSALLETKKRRSFVPKNTFPMLALLVSGGHTELILIKQYGSYTIVGETLDDAAGEAFDKTARLLELRYPGGPEIAAYSEKKQNKRIHISLPRPMLYSKDFNFSFSGLKTAALYAVRDLKKKYSMKDIQPVIAKEFQDAAVEVLVSKTMHAARHYNVKKILIGGGVSANRALRDTFKKKAEKENMLLAISPLSLTGDNALMIAIAAFFNKKNAKKDASLLKAHGQLRIT, encoded by the coding sequence ATGCGTATTCTTGCTATAGAAACATCGTGCGACGAAACATCGGTTGCCGTCATATATGCCACCGGCTCTTCCACGGAGCCGGATATTTCAATACGCGCCCACAACACAAGTTCGCAAATTAAGATACATCAAAAATTCGGGGGCGTTGTACCAAATCTTGCAAGCCGGGAGCACCAAAAAAATCTCGTTCCTATTCTTATACAATCCCTTAAAGAAGCGCGCATGCATGCGCGCTCAAAACGCGCCATAGCCACGCATAAAACAGTAGAACAGATACTCGTGCGCGAACAAGAGCTGCTATCACAAACAAAAAAATATGTATTTCCTCTTCGGAAGCCTGATATTGATGCAATTGCGGTTACTGTCGGGCCGGGTCTTGAGCCCGCGTTATGGGTTGGTATCAATTTTGCTCACGCGCTTTCCACACTTTGGAATCTCCCCATCATCCCCGTAAATCACATGGAGGGGCATATCTTTTCGGCGCTCCTTGAAACAAAAAAGCGCCGCTCTTTTGTTCCCAAGAATACCTTCCCCATGCTCGCATTGTTAGTCAGCGGAGGACACACGGAACTCATTCTTATTAAACAATACGGCTCATACACAATAGTCGGCGAAACGCTTGACGATGCGGCAGGCGAAGCATTCGACAAAACAGCAAGACTTTTGGAACTTCGCTACCCCGGGGGACCCGAAATTGCGGCGTACTCAGAAAAAAAACAAAACAAACGTATACACATTTCGCTGCCTCGTCCCATGCTCTATTCAAAAGATTTCAACTTTTCCTTTTCGGGTCTTAAGACTGCGGCACTCTACGCCGTACGGGACCTCAAAAAAAAATACTCCATGAAAGACATACAGCCGGTAATAGCAAAAGAATTCCAGGATGCTGCGGTAGAGGTGCTTGTATCAAAAACCATGCACGCAGCACGCCATTATAATGTAAAGAAAATTTTGATAGGTGGGGGTGTATCCGCAAATAGAGCATTGAGGGATACGTTCAAGAAAAAAGCAGAGAAAGAAAACATGCTTCTTGCCATATCACCCCTCTCCCTCACCGGAGATAATGCGCTCATGATTGCTATTGCGGCATTTTTCAACAAAAAAAACGCGAAAAAGGACGCGTCATTGTTAAAGGCACATGGGCAATTACGCATTACATAA
- a CDS encoding bifunctional (p)ppGpp synthetase/guanosine-3',5'-bis(diphosphate) 3'-pyrophosphohydrolase — MTRGTIIDKALQKAEILHKGQVRKSDGVTPYITHLKEVAGILKKYTSDEHVIAAGILHDAIEDTPYTPEALEHDFGLVIRDIVMGVTEKKMRDGKKIPWKVRKEAYLHNLQHVSRNSLLVCAADKVHNMNSCVHDFQKQGSSVWSSFNAEPKEQVWYYGAVLHILTGRLRHSRAKGILAEYRVAFDRFCGIAESFYAQYE, encoded by the coding sequence ATGACACGCGGCACTATTATAGATAAAGCATTACAAAAAGCAGAAATTCTTCATAAAGGGCAAGTGAGAAAATCAGACGGAGTAACGCCGTATATTACGCATTTAAAAGAAGTTGCCGGCATTCTAAAAAAATATACTTCTGACGAGCATGTCATCGCTGCGGGTATTTTGCATGATGCTATAGAGGATACGCCGTATACGCCCGAAGCATTAGAGCACGACTTTGGTCTCGTAATACGAGATATAGTTATGGGAGTTACGGAAAAAAAGATGAGAGATGGAAAAAAAATTCCATGGAAGGTTCGGAAAGAGGCGTATCTGCACAATCTTCAACATGTATCGCGAAACAGCCTACTTGTGTGTGCTGCCGACAAGGTTCATAATATGAACTCCTGCGTGCATGATTTTCAAAAACAAGGGAGCAGTGTGTGGAGCAGTTTTAATGCAGAGCCGAAAGAGCAGGTGTGGTATTATGGAGCTGTTCTACATATACTAACAGGGCGGTTGCGACACAGCAGAGCAAAAGGAATACTTGCCGAGTATAGAGTGGCATTTGATAGATTCTGTGGCATAGCAGAATCGTTTTACGCACAGTATGAATAA